A single Marinobacter sp. es.042 DNA region contains:
- the rplB gene encoding 50S ribosomal protein L2, which yields MPIVKTKPTSAGRRHVVKLYNPDLHTGRPYEPLVERKNKTGGRNNVGRITTRHTGGGHKKHYRVIDFKRTKDGIPAVIERLEYDPNRSAHIALLKYADGERRYIIAPKGMQIGDPVRSGIDAPIKVGSTLPLRNIPVGSVIHCVELKPGKGAQLARSAGASVQLVAREGAYATIRLRSGEMRKVLVDCRATLGEVSNSEHSLKQLGKAGASRWRGKRPTVRGVAMNPVDHPHGGGEGRTSGGRHPVTPWGVPTKGHKTRKNKRTDKMIVRRRSAK from the coding sequence ATGCCGATCGTCAAAACCAAACCAACATCTGCCGGACGCCGTCACGTTGTAAAGCTTTACAACCCGGATCTGCACACTGGGCGCCCCTACGAGCCGTTGGTAGAAAGAAAGAACAAGACGGGTGGTCGTAACAATGTAGGCCGCATCACAACCCGTCACACGGGTGGTGGCCACAAGAAGCACTACCGTGTCATCGATTTCAAGCGGACCAAAGATGGTATCCCGGCGGTCATTGAGCGCCTGGAGTACGATCCGAACCGCTCTGCGCACATCGCACTGCTGAAGTATGCCGATGGCGAGCGTCGTTACATTATCGCTCCCAAAGGTATGCAGATTGGTGACCCTGTGCGCTCCGGTATCGACGCGCCAATCAAAGTGGGTAGCACGCTTCCGCTCCGGAATATTCCGGTCGGTTCTGTGATCCACTGCGTCGAACTCAAGCCTGGCAAAGGTGCACAGCTGGCTCGCTCTGCGGGCGCATCCGTACAGCTGGTTGCCCGGGAAGGTGCATATGCCACCATCCGCCTGCGCTCAGGTGAAATGCGTAAGGTGCTTGTTGACTGTCGCGCAACGTTGGGTGAAGTGTCCAACAGCGAACACAGCCTCAAGCAGCTTGGTAAAGCGGGTGCATCACGTTGGCGCGGCAAACGGCCAACAGTACGTGGTGTTGCTATGAACCCAGTTGACCACCCACATGGTGGTGGTGAAGGGCGTACCTCTGGCGGGCGTCACCCGGTTACTCCGTGGGGTGTTCCGACCAAAGGGCATAAGACTCGTAAGAACAAGCGTACTGACAAGATGATAGTACGTCGTCGTTCGGCCAAGTAA
- the rplW gene encoding 50S ribosomal protein L23, producing the protein MNQERIYKVLLGPHVSEKASLAAERGQVVFRVAPDATKPEIKKAVEQLFNVTVEGVQVLNRKGKLKRTIRGFGKRNDIRKAYVKLAEGQDIDFLDVE; encoded by the coding sequence ATGAATCAGGAACGTATTTACAAGGTCCTGCTGGGGCCGCACGTATCGGAAAAAGCGTCTCTGGCAGCAGAGCGTGGCCAGGTAGTGTTTCGTGTAGCACCTGATGCCACCAAGCCCGAGATCAAAAAAGCCGTTGAGCAGCTGTTCAACGTCACCGTAGAAGGTGTTCAGGTTCTGAACCGTAAGGGTAAGCTCAAGCGCACTATCCGCGGGTTCGGCAAGCGTAATGACATTCGTAAGGCTTACGTAAAGCTGGCAGAAGGTCAGGACATCGATTTTCTGGATGTGGAATAA
- the rplD gene encoding 50S ribosomal protein L4, which translates to MELTITGSGKGISVSDAAFAKDFNESLVHQVVTAYMAGARQGTKAQKTRSEVSGGGKKPWRQKGTGRARAGTIRSPIWRSGGVTFAAKPRGFEQKVNRKMYRAAMRSIFSELVRQERLVVVDDMNVDSPKTKAFNAKLKDIGVTNALILSDNVEQNLHLASRNIPHVDVRDIAGLDPVSLVAFEKVVVTVPALKKIEEMLG; encoded by the coding sequence ATGGAATTGACTATTACAGGTAGCGGCAAGGGAATTTCTGTTTCCGACGCTGCATTCGCCAAAGATTTTAACGAGTCGCTGGTTCACCAGGTAGTGACTGCCTACATGGCAGGCGCCCGCCAGGGTACCAAGGCTCAGAAGACGCGTTCCGAAGTAAGCGGTGGCGGTAAGAAGCCATGGCGTCAGAAGGGCACCGGTCGTGCCCGTGCCGGTACTATCCGTAGTCCGATCTGGCGCTCCGGTGGCGTTACCTTTGCAGCCAAGCCTCGTGGCTTCGAGCAGAAGGTAAACCGCAAAATGTACCGCGCAGCGATGCGCTCCATTTTTTCCGAGCTGGTTCGCCAAGAGCGTCTGGTTGTTGTTGACGACATGAACGTTGACAGCCCGAAGACCAAGGCATTCAACGCCAAGCTGAAGGATATCGGTGTGACCAATGCGCTGATTCTGTCCGACAACGTCGAGCAGAACCTGCATCTGGCCTCGCGCAACATTCCGCACGTTGACGTGCGTGATATTGCCGGTCTGGATCCGGTTAGCCTGGTTGCCTTCGAGAAGGTCGTTGTGACCGTTCCCGCTCTGAAGAAGATCGAGGAGATGCTGGGATGA
- the rplC gene encoding 50S ribosomal protein L3, whose protein sequence is MAIGVVGRKAGMTRIFTEDGQALPVTVIEVEPNRITQLKTLESDGYRAVQVTVGTRRSSRVTKSEAGHFAKAGVEAGRGMWEFRLADGEGEDLAAGGEITASVFEDGQVVDAIGQSKGKGFQGGVKRWNFSMQDATHGNSLSHRAPGSIGQNQTPGKVFKGKKMAGQMGNAQVTVQNLKIVRVDAERNLLLVSGAVPGATGGDVVIKPAVKA, encoded by the coding sequence ATGGCAATTGGTGTTGTCGGTCGTAAGGCCGGTATGACCCGTATTTTTACGGAAGATGGGCAGGCGCTGCCCGTAACGGTAATTGAGGTTGAGCCCAACCGCATTACCCAACTGAAAACTCTTGAAAGCGATGGCTACCGTGCCGTTCAGGTGACTGTCGGTACTCGTCGTTCCTCTCGTGTTACCAAGAGCGAGGCGGGCCACTTTGCCAAGGCAGGTGTTGAAGCCGGTCGTGGTATGTGGGAATTCCGTCTTGCTGATGGCGAAGGTGAAGACCTGGCCGCCGGTGGCGAGATTACGGCTTCTGTATTCGAAGACGGTCAGGTGGTAGATGCCATCGGTCAGTCCAAGGGTAAGGGCTTCCAGGGCGGTGTTAAGCGCTGGAACTTCTCCATGCAGGATGCCACTCACGGTAACTCTCTGTCTCACCGTGCTCCGGGTTCCATTGGTCAGAACCAGACTCCGGGCAAGGTATTCAAGGGCAAAAAGATGGCGGGCCAGATGGGTAATGCTCAGGTGACTGTGCAGAACCTGAAAATCGTCCGTGTCGACGCCGAGCGCAACCTGCTGCTGGTAAGTGGTGCCGTTCCCGGCGCAACTGGCGGCGATGTTGTCATCAAGCCTGCAGTTAAAGCCTGA
- the rpsJ gene encoding 30S ribosomal protein S10 — protein MQSQKIRIRLKAFDYRLIDQSTQEIVDTAKRTGAQVRGPIPLPTRKEKYTILISPHVNKDARDQYEIRTHKRLLDIVEPTEKTVDALMKLDLAAGVDVQISLG, from the coding sequence ATGCAAAGCCAAAAAATTCGAATCCGGTTGAAGGCGTTTGATTATCGCCTGATCGACCAGTCCACGCAGGAGATCGTCGATACCGCCAAGCGGACCGGCGCTCAGGTGCGTGGCCCTATCCCTCTGCCGACGCGGAAGGAAAAGTACACGATATTGATCTCTCCGCACGTCAACAAGGACGCGCGCGATCAGTATGAAATTCGTACGCATAAGCGTTTGCTCGACATCGTTGAGCCGACGGAAAAGACAGTAGATGCTCTGATGAAACTGGACCTGGCAGCAGGTGTAGACGTTCAGATCAGCCTCGGCTAA
- the tuf gene encoding elongation factor Tu, whose protein sequence is MSKSKFERNKPHLNVGTIGHVDHGKTTLTAALTRVCHEVWGTGSASAFDQIDNAPEERARGITIATSHVEYDSPKRHYAHVDCPGHADYVKNMITGAAQMDGAILVCSAADGPMPQTREHILLSRQVGVPFIVVFLNKADMVDDEELLELVEMEVRDLLSQYDFPGDDTPIITGSALMALEGKDDNEMGTTAVKKLVEALDDYIPEPERAIDQPFLMPIEDVFSISGRGTVVTGRVERGVIKTGDEVEIVGIKDTVKTTCTGVEMFRKLLDEGRAGENIGALLRGTKRDDVERGQVLCVPGSIKPHTKFECEVYVLSKEEGGRHTPFFKGYRPQFYFRTTDVTGSCELPEGVEMVMPGDNVKMSVTLIAPIAMEDGLRFAIREGGRTVGAGVVSKIIE, encoded by the coding sequence GTGTCTAAATCTAAATTTGAGCGTAATAAGCCGCACTTGAACGTAGGTACCATTGGTCACGTTGACCATGGTAAAACCACTTTGACTGCTGCCCTGACCCGTGTATGTCACGAAGTTTGGGGTACAGGCTCTGCGAGTGCCTTCGACCAGATCGATAACGCACCGGAAGAGCGTGCGCGTGGTATTACCATCGCGACCTCCCACGTTGAGTACGATTCCCCGAAGCGTCACTACGCTCACGTAGACTGCCCGGGCCACGCTGACTATGTGAAGAACATGATCACTGGTGCGGCGCAGATGGACGGCGCGATCCTGGTTTGCTCCGCAGCTGACGGCCCCATGCCGCAGACCCGTGAGCACATCCTGCTGTCCCGTCAGGTTGGCGTACCTTTCATCGTTGTGTTCCTGAACAAAGCGGACATGGTAGACGATGAAGAGCTGCTCGAGCTGGTTGAGATGGAAGTTCGTGACCTGCTGAGCCAGTACGACTTCCCGGGTGACGACACTCCGATCATCACCGGTTCTGCGCTGATGGCGCTGGAAGGCAAAGACGACAACGAGATGGGTACTACCGCTGTCAAGAAGCTGGTAGAAGCTCTGGATGACTACATCCCTGAGCCGGAGCGTGCGATCGATCAGCCGTTCCTGATGCCGATCGAGGACGTCTTCTCTATCTCTGGTCGTGGTACTGTTGTGACCGGCCGTGTTGAGCGTGGCGTTATCAAGACTGGTGACGAAGTGGAAATCGTTGGTATCAAGGATACCGTGAAGACCACTTGTACAGGTGTTGAGATGTTCCGCAAGCTGCTGGACGAAGGCCGTGCCGGTGAGAACATTGGTGCGCTGCTGCGTGGTACCAAGCGTGACGACGTTGAGCGTGGTCAGGTTCTGTGTGTGCCGGGCTCCATCAAGCCGCACACCAAGTTCGAGTGCGAAGTGTACGTACTGTCCAAAGAAGAAGGTGGTCGTCATACTCCGTTCTTCAAGGGCTACCGTCCGCAGTTTTACTTCCGTACCACCGACGTAACCGGTTCTTGCGAACTGCCGGAAGGTGTGGAAATGGTTATGCCGGGTGACAACGTCAAGATGAGTGTTACCCTGATTGCTCCGATCGCCATGGAAGATGGTCTGCGCTTCGCGATTCGTGAAGGCGGCCGTACCGTTGGTGCCGGCGTAGTCTCCAAGATCATCGAGTAA
- the fusA gene encoding elongation factor G, whose translation MARKTPIKRYRNIGICAHVDAGKTTTTERVLFYTGISHKIGEVHDGAATMDWMEQEQERGITITSAATTTFWQGMDKQYPEHRINIIDTPGHVDFTIEVERSLRVLDGAVVVFCGSSGVEPQSETVWRQANKYEVPRMVFVNKMDRAGANFLRVVEQIKKRLGANCVPIQLPIGSEDNFAGIVDLIRNKAIYWNEADSGATYEQKDVPAEMEEEVAMYREQMVEAAAEANEELMEKYLEEGELSIEEIKKGLRMRTLANEIVVATCGSAFKNKGVQAVLDSVVEFLPAPDEVKAIRGEVDEDGTEELREADDDAPFAALAFKIATDPFVGTLTFFRVYSGKLESGNAVYNSVKGKKERVGRMVQMHSKDRQEIKEVLAGDIAAAIGLKSVTTGDTLCDENHKIILERMEFPEPVISVAVEPKSKADQEKMGVALGKLAQEDPSFRVRTDEESGQTIISGMGELHLDIIVDRMRREFKVEANIGKPQVAYRECIRKPVDVEGKFVRQSGGRGQYGHVKLKLEPLPLDDEDGENFIFVNEIVGGVVPKEYIPAVQQGIEEQMQNGCLAGYPLLRIKATLYDGSYHDVDSNEMAFKVAGSMAMKKGALEASPALLEPIMRVEVVTPEDYMGDVVGDLNRRRGVIQGMDEGPAGKVIRAEVPLSEMFGYATDLRSATQGRASYAMEFSGYSEAPSNIAEAIIKKG comes from the coding sequence GTGGCACGCAAGACTCCTATCAAGCGTTACAGAAACATTGGTATTTGTGCGCACGTTGATGCGGGCAAAACCACGACCACCGAGCGGGTACTGTTCTATACAGGTATTTCCCACAAGATCGGTGAAGTTCATGATGGTGCAGCTACCATGGACTGGATGGAGCAGGAGCAGGAGCGTGGTATTACCATCACCTCTGCTGCGACTACGACATTCTGGCAGGGTATGGACAAGCAGTACCCGGAGCACCGGATCAACATCATCGACACCCCGGGGCACGTTGATTTCACTATCGAAGTAGAGCGCTCCCTGCGCGTACTCGACGGTGCGGTTGTCGTGTTCTGTGGTTCCTCCGGTGTTGAGCCGCAGTCCGAGACTGTATGGCGTCAGGCCAACAAGTACGAAGTTCCCCGCATGGTGTTCGTCAACAAGATGGACCGTGCCGGCGCAAACTTCCTGCGTGTTGTCGAGCAGATCAAGAAGCGTCTGGGCGCAAACTGCGTTCCCATTCAGCTGCCGATCGGCTCTGAAGACAATTTCGCCGGTATCGTTGATCTGATTCGTAACAAGGCCATCTACTGGAACGAAGCTGACTCTGGTGCGACCTACGAGCAGAAGGACGTTCCTGCGGAAATGGAAGAAGAAGTCGCCATGTACCGCGAGCAGATGGTTGAAGCTGCTGCAGAGGCCAACGAAGAACTGATGGAGAAGTACCTCGAAGAGGGTGAGCTGTCCATCGAAGAAATCAAGAAGGGTCTGCGGATGCGCACCCTGGCCAACGAAATCGTTGTTGCAACCTGTGGTTCTGCGTTCAAGAACAAGGGTGTTCAGGCGGTTCTTGACTCCGTTGTCGAGTTTCTGCCGGCGCCGGACGAAGTCAAGGCCATTCGTGGTGAAGTTGACGAAGATGGTACCGAAGAGCTTCGTGAGGCCGATGACGACGCGCCCTTCGCGGCACTGGCGTTCAAGATTGCTACTGACCCGTTTGTCGGTACGCTGACTTTCTTCCGGGTTTACTCCGGTAAGCTTGAGTCCGGTAATGCCGTTTACAACTCGGTCAAGGGGAAGAAAGAGCGCGTCGGCCGTATGGTTCAGATGCACTCCAAGGATCGTCAGGAAATCAAAGAGGTTCTGGCGGGCGACATCGCTGCAGCTATCGGTCTGAAAAGTGTGACTACCGGTGACACGCTGTGCGACGAGAATCACAAGATCATTCTCGAGCGCATGGAGTTCCCGGAGCCGGTTATCTCTGTTGCCGTTGAGCCGAAGTCCAAGGCGGACCAGGAAAAGATGGGTGTAGCTCTGGGCAAGCTGGCTCAGGAAGATCCGTCGTTCCGCGTGCGTACCGACGAGGAATCCGGTCAGACGATCATCTCTGGCATGGGTGAGCTTCACCTGGACATCATCGTTGACCGTATGCGTCGCGAGTTCAAGGTAGAGGCGAACATTGGTAAGCCGCAGGTTGCGTACCGCGAATGCATCCGCAAGCCGGTAGATGTCGAAGGCAAATTCGTGCGTCAGTCCGGTGGTCGTGGTCAGTACGGTCACGTCAAGCTGAAGCTTGAGCCGCTGCCGCTGGATGATGAAGATGGCGAAAACTTTATCTTCGTGAATGAAATTGTTGGTGGTGTTGTTCCCAAGGAATACATCCCGGCAGTTCAGCAGGGTATTGAAGAGCAGATGCAGAACGGCTGTCTGGCTGGTTATCCGCTGCTGCGTATCAAGGCAACCCTGTACGACGGTTCCTATCACGACGTCGACTCGAACGAGATGGCTTTCAAGGTCGCTGGTTCCATGGCAATGAAGAAGGGTGCCCTCGAGGCGAGCCCGGCACTGCTCGAGCCGATCATGCGTGTTGAAGTTGTGACGCCGGAAGATTACATGGGTGATGTTGTAGGCGACCTGAACCGTCGTCGTGGCGTTATCCAGGGCATGGACGAAGGTCCTGCCGGTAAGGTCATCCGTGCAGAGGTTCCGTTGTCGGAAATGTTCGGTTACGCCACCGACCTGCGTTCTGCAACGCAAGGCCGGGCGTCCTATGCGATGGAGTTCTCTGGTTATTCAGAGGCACCTTCGAACATTGCCGAAGCGATCATTAAAAAGGGTTGA
- the rpsG gene encoding 30S ribosomal protein S7 produces the protein MPRRRVAAKREIIPDPKFGSARLAKFINHVMESGKKSTAERIVYGALEIVAEKSKEEPIDMFEKALENIQPMVEVKSRRVGGATYQVPVEVRPSRQNALAMRWLVEYSRKRGEKSMAQRLAGEILDAADSKGSAVKKREDVHRMAEANKAFSHFRF, from the coding sequence ATGCCTAGAAGAAGAGTTGCAGCTAAACGGGAAATTATCCCGGATCCGAAATTCGGCAGTGCACGTCTTGCCAAGTTCATTAACCACGTGATGGAAAGTGGCAAGAAGTCTACCGCAGAGCGCATTGTTTACGGCGCTCTTGAAATTGTTGCCGAGAAATCCAAAGAAGAGCCGATCGACATGTTCGAGAAGGCCCTGGAGAACATCCAGCCGATGGTTGAGGTTAAGTCCCGTCGTGTGGGTGGTGCTACTTACCAGGTGCCTGTCGAAGTACGGCCTTCCCGTCAGAACGCGCTGGCTATGCGCTGGCTCGTAGAATATTCACGGAAGCGCGGTGAGAAGTCCATGGCTCAGCGTCTGGCTGGTGAAATCCTGGACGCCGCTGACAGCAAAGGCTCCGCTGTTAAGAAGCGTGAAGATGTTCACCGCATGGCAGAAGCCAACAAGGCGTTCTCTCACTTCCGTTTCTAA
- the rpsL gene encoding 30S ribosomal protein S12 yields the protein MATINQLVRKPRKRKVAKSDVPALQACPQRRGVCTRVYTTTPKKPNSALRKVCRVRLTNGYEVSSYIGGEGHNLQEHSVVLIRGGRVKDLPGVRYHTVRGTLDTQGVQNRKQGRSKYGAKRPKS from the coding sequence ATGGCAACGATTAATCAGTTGGTGCGTAAGCCTCGTAAGCGCAAGGTAGCCAAGAGCGATGTTCCTGCTCTCCAGGCCTGCCCTCAGCGCCGTGGTGTGTGCACTCGTGTTTACACCACAACGCCGAAGAAGCCGAACTCAGCACTGCGTAAAGTGTGCCGTGTTCGTCTGACCAACGGCTACGAGGTTTCCTCATACATTGGTGGTGAAGGTCACAACCTTCAGGAGCACAGTGTTGTGCTTATCCGAGGCGGTCGAGTAAAAGACCTTCCGGGTGTGCGCTATCACACTGTTCGCGGAACGCTGGACACCCAGGGTGTACAGAACCGTAAGCAGGGCCGCTCCAAGTACGGTGCAAAACGACCCAAGTCCTGA